A window from Parambassis ranga chromosome 13, fParRan2.1, whole genome shotgun sequence encodes these proteins:
- the cbl gene encoding E3 ubiquitin-protein ligase CBL: MAGNLKKGGGLIGMMKDAFQPHHHHLHSHHQPGAVDKKTVEKCWKLMDKVVRLCQNPKLALKNSPPYILDLLPDTYQHLRTILSRYEGKMETLGDNEYFRVFMENLTKKTKQTISLFKEGKERMYEENSQPRRNLTKLSLIFSHMLAELKAIFPNGLFQGDNFRITKADAAEFWRRAFGDKTIVPWKVFRQSLHEFHPISSGLEAMALKSTIDLTCNDYISVFEFDIFTRLFQPWSSLLRNWNSLAVTHPGYMAFLTYDEVKARLQKFIHKPGSYIFRLSCTRLGQWAIGYVTADGNILQTIPHNKPLFQALIDGFREGFYLFPDGRTQNPDLTGLCEPSPQDHIKVTQEQYELYCEMGSTFQLCKICAENDKDVKIEPCGHLMCTMCLTAWQESEGQGTGCPFCRCEIKGTEPIVVDPFDPKDNSGGSCRGTSGAEGAPSPSYDDDDDDRLEDPHLMMSKLACTKVERPPSPMSMAPQSSLPPVPPRLDLLPHRPPNPPGASSPGVSSKASSHHKDKPLPLPPALRDLPPPPPPDRPHPAGSTSDGRLQRRPLPSTPAEPPRDKLPPTPPNRPLGEWMSRPVPKAPTSSSSSSSSSSSSTQVSSLGGDIRAGVRELSNRHSLPLALPSTLDNRSDSQKNNSSLSLDHQLNFAAVAGPDYDNPKVKPSASANAIYAMTNRPSPVLRAVTGEEAHDSEEESEYMIPSSRPVLPPISAPLERETSSVPRPPQPQSLSAHQMQSQASTLNQRLALVELEDGPQMYEAMYNIQSRSQQARDSDYSELPPLTNGPREHTADDREEEENGYDFPKPRLPMPPARRTFSEMGGSLSSSSSSSSSCSSSTAAFNRLSLDSDAGAVATSSEPVEAPERPPKPLPRRINSERRPSPVPPVPAPPCSGATGGEANPQISSEIEHLMSQGYSYQDIQKALMIAQNNIEMAKNILREFVSIPSTAHILT, translated from the exons GTGGTACGCCTGTGCCAAAACCCCAAATTGGCTCTGAAGAACAGCCCCCCTTACATCCTGGACCTGCTGCCAGACACCTACCAGCACCTGCGCACCATTTTATCTCGCTATGAGGGCAAAATGGAGACGCTAGGGGACAATGAGTACTTCCGGGTCTTCATGGAGAACCTGACCAAGAAGACTAAGCAGACCATCAGCTTATTCAAAGAGGGCAAGGAGCGCATGTACGAGGAGAATTCACAGCCCAG GCGGAACCTCACCAAGCTGTCGTTGATCTTCAGCCACATGTTGGCTGAGCTGAAGGCCATCTTCCCCAATGGTCTGTTTCAGGGTGACAACTTCCGCATCACCAAAGCAGATGCTGCAGAGTTCTGGAGGCGCGCCTTCGGAGACAA AACAATTGTGCCTTGGAAGGTGTTCCGTCAGTCTCTCCATGAGTTCCATCCAATCAGCTCTGGGCTGGAGGCTATGGCCCTCAAGTCCACCATAGACCTTACCTGCAACGACTACATCTCTGTCTTTGAGTTTGACATCTTTACCAGGCTATTCCAG ccttgGTCGTCGCTGCTGCGGAACTGGAACAGCTTAGCAGTTACTCACCCGGGGTACATGGCCTTCCTTACCTATGATGAGGTGAAGGCTCGGCTGCAGAAGTTCATTCACAAGCCTGGCAG TTACATCTTTCGACTGAGTTGTACCCGACTGGGCCAGTGGGCGATCGGCTACGTGACAGCAGATGGAAATATACTCCAGACCATTCCCCATAATAAACCCCTCTTCCAAGCCCTCATTGATGGTTTCAGGGAAGGATT CTATTTATTCCCTGATGGCCGGACCCAAAACCCAGACTTGACGGGACTCTGCGAGCCATCACCTCAAGACCACATCAAGGTCACACAG GAGCAATATGAGCTGTACTGTGAGATGGGCTCCACTTTCCAGCTGTGTAAGATCTGTGCCGAGAATGACAAGGATGTGAAGATTGAGCCCTGTGGCCATCTCATGTGCACCATGTGTCTTACTGCCTGGCAG GAATCAGAAGGTCAGGGAACAGGGTGTCCCTTTTGTCGCTGTGAGATTAAAGGTACAGAGCCCATCGTAGTGGATCCTTTTGACCCCAAAGACAATAGTGGAGGCTCTTGCAGGGGAACATCGGGTGCAGAGGGTGCACCATCACCCAGctatgatgatgacgatgatgacagACTTGAAGATCCCCACCTCATGATGAGCAAACTCGCCTGTACAAAG GTGGAGCGGCCACCGTCACCCATGTCCATGGCTCCTCAGTCCTCTCTTCCCCCTGTCCCACCACGACTAGACCTTTTACCACACAGACCTCCCAACCCACCTGGCGCCTCCAGCCCAGGGGTCTCCAGTAAG GCTTCATCTCACCACAAGGATAAGCCTCTTCCCCTTCCTCCAGCACTGCGTGatctcccccctccccctcctccagaCCGCCCCCACCCAGCTGGATCAACCTCTGATGGACGGCTCCAAAGGCGGCCCTTACCCAGCACTCCTGCAGAACCCCCTCGAGATAAGCTCCCTCCAACACCCCCAAACCGGCCTCTAGGTGAATGGATGTCCAGGCCTGTTCCCAAGGCCCCTacgtcctcttcctcatcctcctcatcatcctcctcatccaccCAAGTTTCCAGTTTGGGAGGGGACATTCGAGCAGGTGTCAGGGAGCTCTCCAACAGACACTCCCTCCCCTTGGCACTGCCCTCTACTCTGGACAACCGCTCGGACTCGCAGAAGAACAACAGCTCCCTTAGTCTGGACCACCAGCTG AATTTTGCAGCAGTAGCTGGTCCAGACTATGACAACCCCAAAGTCAAACCCTCAGCTTCAGCCAATGCCATCTATGCAATGACAAACAG ACCATCTCCAGTTTTAAGGGCAGTGACTGGAGAAGAGGCACATGACAGTGAGGAGGAGTCGGAGTACATGATCCCCTCCTCTCGCCCTGTCCTGCCCCCCATCAGTGCACCACTAGAGAGGGAGACCTCATCAGTCCCACGCCCACCACAGCCTCAGTCCTTGTCAGCACACCAGATGCAGTCCCAAGCCTCCACACTCAACCAACG GCTGGCACTGGTTGAATTGGAGGATGGACCTCAGATGTATGAAGCTATGTACAACATCCAGTCCAGATCGCAACAAGCCAGAGATTCAG ACTATTCAGAGTTGCCCCCTCTGACCAATGGTCCCAGAGAGCACACGGCCGATGatagggaggaggaggagaatggcTACGACTTCCCTAAACCTCGGCTTCCAATGCCCCCTGCCAGAAGGACATTTTCAGAAATGGGAGGGTCTTTGTCgtcatcttcttcatcctcctcatcttgCTCATCCTCCACAGCTGCTTTCAACCGCCTTTCATTAGATTCTGATGCTGGAGCTGTTGCAA CCTCCTCAGAGCCAGTGGAAGCACCAGAGAGACCCCCAAAGCCCCTGCCCAGACGAATAAACTCAGAGCGCCGGCCAAGCCCTGTCCCACCCGTCCCTGCTCCACCTTGTAGTGGGGCAACAGGAGGAGAAGCCAACCCTCAAATCAGTAGCGAGATTGAGCACCTTATGAGTCAGGGATACTCGTACCAGGACATCCAGAAAGCACTGATGATTGCACAGAACAATATCGAAATGGCCAAGAATATCCTACGCGAGTTCGTCTCCATTCCCTCCACTGCTCATATTCTTACATAG